A window of Polynucleobacter sp. KF022 genomic DNA:
CCTGCTAAGCCCAATAGGATTCCAGTCAGAATCCAATCACCTGTACTAAATTGATCTTTTCTTAACCAACGAAGAGCCATCAACATTAAGCCGAGACCTAAGGGGGCAAGAAGAGTGTCTGGTAACAAGCCAATTGCCAGAATATGCAACATGGGTGCAGCGACAATAGTTAATACGGCCATCAGCCCACATAAATTTGCCGATGGCAGTGCACTCGTCAGATAACCAGCGTTACGTCCTTGAATCAGGTGATGCAGTTCAATAGTGACTCGATACACCAAGAAACAAGAGACGGCCCACAGTAATTCTGGAATTAATCGAATAATCCCTTCTGAAGATGTCACGGCCACCAAAGGCCATTGAATCCAACCTACCAATGGTGGATGATCGAAATAGCTCCAAGCCAAGTGTTGGGCATACAAAGCGTAGTGAGCTTCATCTACTGAGAACTCAATAGAAAAACCCAGGGCTAAATGCACCAACGCGGCAATAAAGACGCAGATGAAGGCCCAGCTTGAGGGTGATTGATGGCGCATCAGATGATTTTAGACTCACAAGTCTCATTCTTTGGGACAATTGAAGTATGTCAAAGCCAGCCCCTTTATTTTTGATCCTCTGTACGATCCTTTTTTTGGGTGGTTGTGCTGGTTTGAGTGGCGATTCGGTGCAAAACGAAGCCGGCCAACCATTTAATGCAGATTTGCTGCCGGCTCAAGAGGAGTTGCCTAAATTTTCTGCCGAGACAGCTCGCGATGGCATGCCGAGCGGGTGGAATTTTTATCGTATAGCGCCATTTAAAAAGAACACGGTATATCGCCTTGAAAACTATCAAGGTAAAACAGTGCTCAGCGCGAATTCAAAAACCTCCGCATCTGGATTGGCGGTGAAGTTACGCCCCCGTCAGGCAGGTAATTTACTTTTGCAGTGGGAGTGGAAGGCGCTAAAGCCTATCGTCAATGCAGATAATGTCGAAGGTCATACCGACGATGCGCCGTTACGTATTTTGGTTGCATTTGATGGCAATAAATCCAAATTACCCTTAAAAGAAAAAATGACTTTTGAGATGGCCAACCTCATTAGCGGTCAAGAGATGCCGTATGCCACGCTGATGTATATCTGGTCTGGAAAATCACCTGTCGATACCATCATTCCAAATGCACATACTTCTCGTATCAAAATGATTGTGGTGGATTCTGGTTGGGATAACTTAGGGCAATGGCATAAACACCAGCGTGATTTAGCTGCTGACTATAAGCGTGCCTATGGCGAAGCGCCTGGTGAAGTCATTGGCATTGCCTTGCTGACGGATACTGATAACACTAAGTCAGAGACGCGAGCGTTTTATGGCGATATTGAATTGATTCGCAAGAATACAAAATAAGTAAAACGTACTAAAAAGATGTTTTTAGTGGCGAGTAGGGCGCCAGCGCTTGAGTAAAAGCGCATTGCTCAGAACGCAAAAGCTAGATAGCGCCATAGCACTTCCAGCCAGCATCGGGGATAGGTAGCCCAGCGCAGCCAATGGAATACCGGTGGCGTTAAAGATAAAAGCCCAGAATAAATTTTGCTGAATTTTTTTCCAAGTTCGCTTGGATATATCGATTGCATTGGCTACCAATATAGGATCACCTCGCATTAAGGTGATGCCAGCCGCTTGCATTGCTACATCAGTGCCAGTAGACATGGCCATGCCAACATCTGCGGTAGCTAGGGCGGGCGCATCGTTGACACCATCGCCTACCATGGCAACAAATTGGCGATGACCATCTTTAGATTGAAGTTTACGAATAATCTCTGCTTTATCGCTTGGCATAATTTGCGCAAACACTTCATCAATACCAATTTTTCCTGCAACACGATTCGCTGCAGCGATGTTGTCACCAGAAAGCATTACAGCGCGAATATTGAGATGGCGTAATGAGGTAATTGCCTCTTGAGCATTCTCTTTTAGCTCATCCCCAAATGAGAATATGGCAATTGGCGAGGTGGGCACTTCATTGCTCATCAGGATTGAAACAGTCTGACCTGCCTCAAAACAAGCCAGGGCCTTTCCTAGTATTTCGGCATGATGGTGACTACTCTCTAGGGATGCAATGCTTTGTAAGGTAAGGCTCTGCCCAGCAAGAGCGCCAATGCTAGGTTTGCCACTAATGCCAATACCCGGCAATGCTTTGCTATCGGTCGGCGTTATCGGGGTCAAGCCATTTTGTTTGGCAGCGTCCAGGAGTGCTTTTGCA
This region includes:
- a CDS encoding DUF3047 domain-containing protein, with translation MSKPAPLFLILCTILFLGGCAGLSGDSVQNEAGQPFNADLLPAQEELPKFSAETARDGMPSGWNFYRIAPFKKNTVYRLENYQGKTVLSANSKTSASGLAVKLRPRQAGNLLLQWEWKALKPIVNADNVEGHTDDAPLRILVAFDGNKSKLPLKEKMTFEMANLISGQEMPYATLMYIWSGKSPVDTIIPNAHTSRIKMIVVDSGWDNLGQWHKHQRDLAADYKRAYGEAPGEVIGIALLTDTDNTKSETRAFYGDIELIRKNTK